One stretch of Gadus macrocephalus chromosome 12, ASM3116895v1 DNA includes these proteins:
- the sgcb gene encoding beta-sarcoglycan isoform X2, producing the protein MREKAVERRNVNKEHNSNFKAGYVPIEEERLHKTGLRGRKGNMAVCIIVLLFLLALINLIITLVIWTVIRIGPNGCESMEFHESGLLRFKQKADMGTVFPLHKSTVGGRKDQDLVLTGNNNPVVFQQGTTKLSVEEDKTSVVSDVGISFTDPRTQTTFFSTDFENHEFHLPKGVKVLRVKKASTERITSNASSDLNIKSEGKAIVRGNEGVHIMGRTVEFKSGGNIELRAENSIVLNGSLMFNTSRIPHSAGDVFFDEGMERYKLCMCADGTLFRLQVKYSNMGCQTSDNPCGH; encoded by the exons ATGCGGGAGAAGGCGGTGGAGAGACGTAATGTCAACAAGGAGCACAACAGCAACTTCAAGGCGGGCTATGTCCCCATCGAGGAGGAGCGGCTCCACAAGACGGGACTGAGAGGACGCAAGGGGAACATGGCGGTCTGCATTatcgttctcctcttcctcctcgcccTCATCAACCTCATT ATCACGCTGGTAATTTGGACGGTGATTCGGATTGGTCCGAACGGCTGTGAAAGCATGGAGTTCCACGAGAGCGGGCTTCTGCGCTTCAAGCAGAAGGCAGACATGGGAACCGTTTTCCCCCTGCACAAGAGCACCGTGGGTGGGCGCAAGGACCAGGATCTGGTGCTCACCGGCAACAACAACCCG GTGGTGTTCCAACAGGGCACCACCAAGCTGAGCGTGGAGGAGGACAAGACATCGGTGGTCAGTGACGTGGGGATCTCTTTCACGGACCCCCGCACCCAGACCACCTTCTTCAGCACTGACTTCGAGAACCACGAGTTTCACCTGCCCAAGGGCGTCAAGGTGCTGCGTGTGAAGAAAGCCTCCACAGAGCGG ATCACCAGCAACGCCTCGTCGGATCTGAACATCAAGAGCGAGGGCAAGGCTATCGTCCGCGGCAACGAGGGCGTCCACATCATGGGTCGCACCGTGGAGTTCAAAAGCGGGGGAAACATCGAGCTCCGAGCT GAGAACAGCATCGTGCTGAACGGCTCCCTGATGTTCAACACCTCGCGCATCCCCCACTCTGCGGGTGACGTCTTCTTCGACGAGGGCATGGAGCGCTACaagctgtgcatgtgtgcagacGGCACCCTGTTCCGCCTCCAGGTCAAATACTCCAACATGGGCTGCCAGACCTCCGACAACCCCTGCGGCCACTAG
- the sgcb gene encoding beta-sarcoglycan isoform X1: protein MASEQESSNGPVKKSMREKAVERRNVNKEHNSNFKAGYVPIEEERLHKTGLRGRKGNMAVCIIVLLFLLALINLIITLVIWTVIRIGPNGCESMEFHESGLLRFKQKADMGTVFPLHKSTVGGRKDQDLVLTGNNNPVVFQQGTTKLSVEEDKTSVVSDVGISFTDPRTQTTFFSTDFENHEFHLPKGVKVLRVKKASTERITSNASSDLNIKSEGKAIVRGNEGVHIMGRTVEFKSGGNIELRAENSIVLNGSLMFNTSRIPHSAGDVFFDEGMERYKLCMCADGTLFRLQVKYSNMGCQTSDNPCGH from the exons ATGGCGTCTGAACAG GAGAGTTCCAACGGCCCAGTGAAGAAGTCCATGCGGGAGAAGGCGGTGGAGAGACGTAATGTCAACAAGGAGCACAACAGCAACTTCAAGGCGGGCTATGTCCCCATCGAGGAGGAGCGGCTCCACAAGACGGGACTGAGAGGACGCAAGGGGAACATGGCGGTCTGCATTatcgttctcctcttcctcctcgcccTCATCAACCTCATT ATCACGCTGGTAATTTGGACGGTGATTCGGATTGGTCCGAACGGCTGTGAAAGCATGGAGTTCCACGAGAGCGGGCTTCTGCGCTTCAAGCAGAAGGCAGACATGGGAACCGTTTTCCCCCTGCACAAGAGCACCGTGGGTGGGCGCAAGGACCAGGATCTGGTGCTCACCGGCAACAACAACCCG GTGGTGTTCCAACAGGGCACCACCAAGCTGAGCGTGGAGGAGGACAAGACATCGGTGGTCAGTGACGTGGGGATCTCTTTCACGGACCCCCGCACCCAGACCACCTTCTTCAGCACTGACTTCGAGAACCACGAGTTTCACCTGCCCAAGGGCGTCAAGGTGCTGCGTGTGAAGAAAGCCTCCACAGAGCGG ATCACCAGCAACGCCTCGTCGGATCTGAACATCAAGAGCGAGGGCAAGGCTATCGTCCGCGGCAACGAGGGCGTCCACATCATGGGTCGCACCGTGGAGTTCAAAAGCGGGGGAAACATCGAGCTCCGAGCT GAGAACAGCATCGTGCTGAACGGCTCCCTGATGTTCAACACCTCGCGCATCCCCCACTCTGCGGGTGACGTCTTCTTCGACGAGGGCATGGAGCGCTACaagctgtgcatgtgtgcagacGGCACCCTGTTCCGCCTCCAGGTCAAATACTCCAACATGGGCTGCCAGACCTCCGACAACCCCTGCGGCCACTAG